In Candidatus Binatia bacterium, the following proteins share a genomic window:
- a CDS encoding RNA-binding S4 domain-containing protein, with protein sequence MAEPGAPEPVRLDKWLWAARFFKTRSLAAHAIDAGHVKSRGSRIKAAHLVKIGESLSITIGPYTWNVTVTAVSAVRRGAPEARLLYEEDAASHDARQALVMALRANREAFQPAPGRPSKRDRRAIDRFRGR encoded by the coding sequence ATGGCAGAGCCAGGCGCCCCCGAACCGGTCCGGCTCGACAAGTGGCTGTGGGCCGCGCGATTCTTCAAGACGCGCTCGCTCGCCGCGCACGCGATCGACGCAGGCCATGTAAAATCAAGGGGTTCGCGCATAAAAGCAGCCCATCTCGTGAAGATTGGAGAATCCCTCTCGATCACGATCGGCCCCTACACCTGGAACGTCACCGTCACGGCCGTTTCGGCTGTGCGGCGGGGGGCTCCGGAAGCGCGTCTCCTCTATGAAGAGGATGCTGCCAGCCATGACGCCCGCCAGGCCCTGGTGATGGCCCTCAGGGCCAACCGGGAGGCCTTCCAGCCCGCGCCAGGCCGCCCCTCCAAGAGGGACCGGCGGGCCATCGACCGGTTCCGCGGGCGCTGA
- a CDS encoding rhodanese-like domain-containing protein — MAVRKVEPDEAALLLEKGWSYLDVRSVAEYAEGHVPGAYNIPLLDFAPGQGLRPNPNFLVEVLAAFEPDRPLVIGCKAGPRSAKATAMLEESGFTNIVDMRGGFYGEVDHQGRVACPGWAQRGLPVTTDDEPGRSHVDLRKTPS; from the coding sequence ATGGCTGTGCGTAAGGTCGAGCCGGACGAAGCCGCGCTGCTTCTCGAGAAGGGTTGGAGCTATCTCGACGTGCGTTCGGTCGCCGAATACGCCGAGGGTCACGTGCCTGGCGCGTACAACATCCCGTTGCTGGATTTCGCGCCGGGCCAGGGCCTGAGGCCCAACCCGAATTTTCTCGTCGAGGTGCTCGCCGCCTTTGAGCCGGACCGGCCCCTGGTCATCGGGTGCAAGGCCGGCCCCCGCTCCGCGAAAGCCACTGCGATGCTCGAAGAATCCGGCTTCACGAACATCGTCGACATGAGGGGCGGCTTTTACGGCGAGGTCGATCACCAGGGCCGCGTCGCCTGTCCGGGCTGGGCCCAGCGAGGGCTTCCCGTCACCACCGATGACGAGCCGGGCCGCAGCCACGTCGACCTGCGCAAGACTCCTTCCTGA
- a CDS encoding GNAT family N-acetyltransferase: protein MPDALRVEARDSLAGIDPASWNAMVAADDPFVEHEFLVALEETGVVGPGSPWQPRHIVAFDGDRVVGAIPFYLRWDSYGEYIFDFGWAEAYARAGLRYYPKGVAAVPFTPVTGARILLAPGMQLPGTGQAGDAEAERGAVVAAAMVDALTGVATTLDLSGVHVLFPRRLEHDFLVSRGFLSRITHQYHWENRGYAAFDDYLADLRSKKRKQVLRERQEVASQGFVIEVLDGDSIRDEHVEAIWQFYLTTAERKWSQPYLVHETFQRLARTWKHRLLLVLASLDGRYVAGTFNVRGANAVFGRYWGAVGHFPCLHFECCYWTLIDYAIRHGMRLVEAGAQGEHKFLRGFNARPTYSAHWIAHPGGRRAISEFLEREREQNEAMIDGYNRVSPVKSERSRS from the coding sequence ATGCCTGACGCGCTGCGAGTCGAGGCTCGTGACAGCCTCGCAGGCATCGATCCCGCGTCGTGGAACGCGATGGTCGCGGCGGACGATCCTTTCGTAGAGCACGAGTTCCTCGTCGCGCTCGAAGAGACCGGGGTCGTCGGCCCAGGCTCACCGTGGCAGCCCCGCCACATCGTCGCATTCGACGGCGACCGCGTCGTCGGCGCGATTCCGTTCTACCTGCGCTGGGATTCGTACGGGGAGTACATTTTCGACTTCGGATGGGCCGAAGCCTACGCGCGGGCCGGGCTTCGCTACTATCCCAAAGGAGTCGCCGCCGTGCCGTTCACACCGGTCACCGGCGCCCGGATTCTGCTCGCGCCCGGCATGCAGCTGCCCGGCACGGGGCAGGCAGGCGATGCGGAGGCCGAGCGCGGCGCAGTCGTTGCCGCCGCGATGGTCGACGCGCTGACGGGCGTAGCGACGACGCTGGACCTCTCGGGCGTGCACGTGCTTTTCCCTCGCCGCCTCGAGCACGACTTTCTCGTGTCGCGAGGCTTTCTTTCGCGCATTACGCACCAGTACCACTGGGAGAACCGCGGCTACGCGGCTTTCGACGATTACCTGGCCGACCTGCGCTCGAAGAAGCGCAAGCAGGTGCTGCGCGAGAGGCAGGAAGTGGCCTCGCAGGGATTCGTCATCGAGGTGCTCGACGGCGACTCGATCCGGGACGAGCACGTCGAGGCGATCTGGCAGTTCTACCTCACCACGGCGGAGCGCAAGTGGTCCCAGCCCTACCTCGTCCACGAGACCTTCCAGCGCCTGGCCCGCACGTGGAAGCACCGCCTGCTGCTCGTGCTCGCAAGTCTCGATGGCCGCTACGTTGCGGGCACTTTCAACGTGCGCGGGGCAAACGCGGTATTCGGCCGTTACTGGGGAGCCGTCGGGCATTTCCCGTGCCTGCACTTCGAATGCTGCTACTGGACGCTGATCGACTACGCGATCCGCCACGGTATGCGGCTCGTCGAGGCCGGCGCCCAGGGGGAGCACAAGTTCCTGCGCGGCTTCAACGCGAGGCCGACGTACAGCGCGCACTGGATCGCGCATCCCGGCGGTCGCCGGGCGATCTCGGAGTTCCTCGAAAGGGAGCGGGAGCAGAACGAGGCGATGATCGACGGCTACAACCGCGTTTCACCGGTCAAAAGCGAGCGCTCCCGTTCCTGA
- the clpS gene encoding ATP-dependent Clp protease adapter ClpS, with translation MSETGTPTGTPARPSEGQIVVQERSRVKRPPMYAVILLNDDYTPMEFVVWILQTLFFKAHEEATRVMLQVHHDGKGVAGVYTHDVARTKAVQVEQVARKHEHPLACLIEACEG, from the coding sequence ATGTCCGAGACCGGCACTCCAACTGGCACGCCTGCCCGGCCTTCCGAGGGGCAAATCGTCGTCCAGGAACGCAGCCGTGTGAAACGGCCGCCGATGTACGCCGTCATACTGCTCAACGACGATTACACGCCGATGGAGTTCGTGGTCTGGATCCTGCAGACGCTTTTTTTCAAGGCGCATGAGGAAGCCACGCGGGTGATGTTGCAGGTTCACCACGATGGGAAAGGCGTGGCGGGCGTCTACACGCACGACGTGGCCCGGACCAAGGCCGTGCAGGTCGAGCAGGTCGCGCGGAAGCACGAGCACCCTCTCGCCTGCCTGATCGAGGCGTGCGAAGGATGA
- the clpA gene encoding ATP-dependent Clp protease ATP-binding subunit ClpA, whose product MLISEELEHTLQRAVDRAKRSRHEFVAPEHLLFALTTDRVAADILHNCGADLDALRTAVDSFLENTMPAFPAGVSGPDGGTPDPSYTLGCQLVLQLAASHVQSSGKQQIDGGNVLAALFRDEESHAAYFLKKQGVMRLDVVRYISHKVTKIGSRNLPSEGDGGMGTGSRESEGGGRPVEDPLDEFCTNLNRKAADGRLDPLIGRRSELDRTIHILARRRKNNPVFVGDAGVGKTAIVEGLALRIHRGEVPEYLKDVTIYALDMGGLLAGTRYRGDFEERLKAVIDSIKADNDHRILFVDEIHNIIGAGAVSGGAMDASNMLKPALASGEIKCIGTTTYKEYRQIFEKDHALSRRFQKIDVAEPSQGESIEILKGLQARYEEFHAVTYTPAAVRACVELAAKHINDRFLPDKAIDVLDEAGAEVKLRTARPVVEVAFESAMLAAPTEDDAAVAAEGEAAETVDAEPRKIPRVTTRDIENVVSRIAKVPTRSVKVDDRKRLETLGRDLKLMIYGQDSAVEQVVAAIQLARAGLGEPDKPIGSFLFAGPTGVGKTELAKQLAAALDIGFVRFDMSEYMEKHAVSRLIGSPPGYVGFDQGGQLTEAIHRNPHAVLLLDEIEKAHADIDNILLQIMDYATLTDNNGRKTDFRNVIVIMTTNTGAREGMANAIGFEQISDFASKSDKAVEKAFAPEFRNRLTAIVQFRSLGSEIAEQIVEKMVAELEGRLKARGVHLTLDPSARSWIARKGYDPKFGARPMRRLIEAEVSHKLSHEILFGRLAKGGDVLIKAGDDGLVFEF is encoded by the coding sequence ATGTTAATCTCCGAAGAGCTCGAACACACCCTCCAGCGCGCCGTGGACCGCGCCAAGCGCAGCCGCCACGAGTTCGTCGCGCCCGAGCACCTCCTGTTCGCGCTGACCACCGACCGGGTGGCCGCGGACATCCTCCATAATTGCGGCGCCGACCTCGACGCGCTGCGCACCGCGGTGGACTCGTTCCTCGAGAACACGATGCCGGCGTTCCCGGCTGGAGTGTCGGGGCCCGACGGCGGCACACCCGACCCGAGCTACACTCTCGGTTGCCAGCTCGTGCTCCAGCTTGCCGCCTCGCACGTGCAGTCCTCGGGCAAGCAGCAGATCGACGGCGGCAACGTACTCGCCGCGCTGTTCCGCGACGAAGAGTCGCACGCCGCCTACTTCCTGAAGAAGCAGGGCGTGATGCGCCTGGACGTCGTGCGTTACATCTCGCACAAGGTCACGAAGATCGGCTCGCGAAACCTGCCGTCCGAAGGCGACGGCGGCATGGGCACCGGCTCGCGCGAATCCGAAGGCGGCGGTCGTCCGGTCGAAGATCCTCTCGATGAGTTCTGCACGAACCTCAATCGCAAGGCCGCCGACGGACGGCTCGACCCGCTGATCGGGCGCAGGAGCGAGCTCGACCGCACGATCCACATCCTGGCCAGGCGGCGCAAGAACAACCCTGTTTTCGTCGGCGACGCCGGGGTCGGCAAGACCGCGATCGTCGAAGGGCTGGCGCTGCGCATCCATCGCGGCGAAGTGCCGGAGTATCTCAAGGACGTGACGATCTACGCGCTCGACATGGGCGGCCTGCTGGCCGGCACGCGCTACCGCGGTGATTTCGAGGAGAGGCTCAAGGCCGTCATCGACTCGATCAAGGCCGACAACGACCATCGCATCCTTTTCGTCGACGAGATCCACAACATCATCGGCGCCGGCGCGGTCTCCGGCGGCGCGATGGACGCGTCGAACATGCTCAAGCCGGCCCTGGCCAGCGGTGAGATCAAGTGCATCGGCACGACGACATACAAGGAATATCGCCAGATCTTCGAGAAGGACCACGCGCTGTCGCGCCGCTTCCAGAAGATCGACGTCGCCGAGCCCTCGCAGGGCGAATCGATCGAGATCCTGAAAGGACTGCAGGCCCGCTACGAGGAATTCCACGCCGTCACGTACACGCCGGCGGCAGTGCGCGCCTGCGTCGAGCTGGCCGCCAAGCACATTAACGACCGCTTCCTGCCCGACAAGGCCATCGACGTGCTCGACGAGGCCGGAGCCGAGGTGAAGCTGAGGACGGCCAGGCCTGTCGTCGAGGTCGCGTTCGAGAGCGCGATGCTTGCCGCTCCGACCGAGGATGACGCAGCCGTCGCCGCCGAGGGCGAAGCCGCGGAAACGGTCGATGCAGAACCGCGCAAGATTCCGCGCGTGACGACGCGTGACATCGAGAATGTCGTCTCGCGCATTGCCAAGGTGCCCACGCGCAGCGTCAAGGTGGACGACCGCAAGCGGCTCGAAACCCTCGGCCGCGACCTCAAGCTGATGATCTACGGTCAGGACAGCGCCGTCGAGCAGGTGGTCGCGGCGATCCAGCTCGCGCGCGCCGGTCTTGGCGAGCCCGACAAGCCGATCGGCAGCTTCCTGTTCGCCGGTCCCACCGGCGTCGGCAAGACCGAGCTCGCCAAGCAGCTCGCGGCCGCGCTCGACATCGGCTTCGTGCGCTTCGACATGAGCGAGTACATGGAGAAGCACGCGGTGTCGCGCCTGATCGGCTCGCCGCCGGGCTACGTCGGTTTCGACCAGGGCGGCCAGCTCACCGAGGCCATCCACCGCAACCCGCACGCGGTGCTGCTGCTGGACGAGATCGAGAAAGCGCACGCGGATATCGACAACATCCTGTTGCAGATCATGGATTATGCGACGCTGACGGATAACAACGGCCGCAAGACCGACTTCCGCAATGTCATCGTGATCATGACGACGAATACCGGCGCGCGCGAAGGCATGGCCAACGCGATCGGCTTCGAGCAGATCTCCGACTTCGCGAGCAAGTCGGACAAGGCGGTCGAGAAAGCCTTCGCTCCGGAGTTCCGCAACCGGCTGACGGCGATCGTGCAGTTCCGTTCCCTCGGATCGGAGATTGCCGAGCAGATCGTCGAAAAAATGGTCGCCGAGCTCGAAGGACGTCTCAAGGCGCGCGGAGTGCACCTGACGCTGGACCCGAGCGCGCGCTCGTGGATTGCGCGCAAGGGCTACGACCCGAAGTTCGGCGCGCGGCCGATGCGCCGCCTGATCGAGGCCGAGGTCTCGCACAAGCTCAGCCACGAGATCCTGTTCGGACGGCTGGCAAAGGGCGGCGACGTGCTGATCAAGGCTGGAGACGACGGGCTGGTGTTTGAGTTCTGA
- a CDS encoding NFACT RNA binding domain-containing protein, translating into MEQRWREYLLPGGWIVLAGRTEADNDYLSLKVAGAKDWWFHARAVAGSHVVLRARDDAEPDRATIEAAAAIAAWHSKARAGGVVPVSCTLAINVSKPRGAEPGTVTIRKEKVLKVRPSLPAASREE; encoded by the coding sequence GTGGAACAACGCTGGCGAGAATATCTGCTGCCGGGTGGGTGGATCGTTCTGGCGGGGCGTACCGAAGCCGACAATGACTACTTGTCGCTGAAGGTCGCCGGCGCCAAGGACTGGTGGTTTCACGCGCGCGCGGTGGCCGGATCGCACGTCGTGCTGCGCGCGCGCGACGATGCCGAGCCCGACCGGGCGACGATCGAGGCCGCCGCCGCGATTGCCGCGTGGCACAGCAAGGCCCGCGCCGGTGGCGTCGTTCCGGTGTCCTGCACCCTGGCAATCAACGTCAGCAAGCCTCGCGGTGCCGAGCCAGGCACCGTGACGATCCGCAAGGAAAAAGTGCTCAAGGTAAGGCCGTCGCTTCCGGCCGCTTCGCGCGAGGAGTAG
- a CDS encoding MBL fold metallo-hydrolase, whose product MAEAAGSGPSRVVTSSMIGMTMPDIARWSPRVVVVLGQNPGPFTGPGTNTYIVGAGRRRILLDTGQGIAQYDDLLENALGEHCDGASIERIVLTHAHPDHIGGVDAVRARHGDLPVFKMPLPASDRGIEVTALADGDVVRTEGATLEAVWTPGHARDHLCFLLREEGILFSGDNVLGAGTTVIPPDGDLGDYLDSLRRLQGLGAQRIFPAHGPAIDDPAAKIGEYLAHRALRDEQVLAGLRDGLVRTEDLVRRIYADVPEFLHRAAGVSVEAHLRRFAARGIVRRDGDRWLLAG is encoded by the coding sequence ATGGCCGAAGCCGCCGGTAGCGGGCCCTCCCGCGTCGTCACCTCGTCGATGATCGGCATGACGATGCCCGACATTGCGCGCTGGTCCCCGCGCGTCGTCGTCGTGCTCGGCCAGAACCCCGGGCCGTTTACCGGGCCCGGCACCAACACGTACATCGTCGGTGCCGGCCGCCGGCGCATTCTTCTCGACACCGGCCAGGGCATCGCGCAGTACGACGACCTTCTCGAGAACGCGCTCGGCGAGCACTGCGACGGTGCTTCGATCGAGCGAATCGTGCTCACGCACGCGCATCCGGATCATATCGGCGGAGTCGATGCGGTGCGCGCGCGTCACGGCGACCTGCCCGTGTTCAAGATGCCGCTGCCTGCGAGCGATCGCGGCATCGAGGTGACGGCACTGGCCGACGGCGACGTCGTGCGGACCGAAGGCGCGACGCTCGAGGCAGTCTGGACGCCAGGCCATGCGCGCGATCACCTGTGCTTCCTCCTTCGCGAGGAAGGTATCCTGTTCAGCGGCGACAACGTCCTCGGCGCCGGCACCACGGTGATTCCTCCCGACGGCGACCTTGGCGACTACCTCGACTCGCTGCGGCGCCTGCAGGGCCTCGGCGCGCAGCGCATCTTTCCGGCGCACGGACCTGCGATCGACGACCCCGCGGCCAAAATCGGCGAGTACCTTGCCCATCGCGCGCTGCGCGACGAGCAGGTGCTGGCCGGCCTGCGCGATGGTCTCGTGCGTACGGAGGACCTCGTCCGGCGCATTTACGCGGACGTGCCGGAGTTCCTGCACCGGGCGGCGGGAGTTTCCGTCGAGGCTCACCTGCGACGCTTCGCGGCACGCGGCATCGTGCGCCGCGACGGCGACCGCTGGCTGCTAGCCGGCTAA
- a CDS encoding MATE family efflux transporter, whose protein sequence is MRTGTGDDGGGGDSLTAAAERGSSAAIEAPLGAGDPVEGLDIELPPLDPEEGLAAVAAAPLSLLSRVSGVGHDTGREIWRLAVPIMMSQALVSAVGLIDIAMVGRLGAADVAAVGYATQLYFMSQSALFAVGFACVALMARAIGAGDPARARAALAASVAIALATAAVVAVVVLAAPRLVLQSLNAAPELVELTIPYMRLLFASSLLLAVSLTLEHGLRANRDTSTPMRISLVVTGIKAVLNLGLIFGMFGLPRLEVAGAGVATLLSQVVAVIAFIVVVRLAPASSPMALRRKDFVAARRLLRDVVRVAMPGVGERVVLNLALLGYFATLSGYGTVAIAAYTVGVRIMAFSWIPGTGFGAAAATLVGHSLGAGDAERAERTGWLAARIALFTAMVLGFAGGAAREPLARMFTSDAATIATLGPFMLVLAFAQPMMQVHFTLAGAFRGAGDTWTPLAGAALGNWGFRVPLAGLAASRHMPLVWLWGALVFDHLARMLLLAFEFRRGGWKRRALARG, encoded by the coding sequence GTGAGAACAGGCACAGGCGATGACGGCGGCGGTGGCGACTCGCTCACGGCGGCAGCCGAGCGGGGGAGCTCCGCTGCGATCGAAGCTCCTCTCGGCGCCGGCGATCCCGTCGAAGGCCTCGACATCGAATTGCCTCCTCTCGATCCCGAGGAAGGCCTGGCCGCCGTCGCGGCCGCTCCGCTGTCGCTGCTGAGCCGCGTCAGCGGCGTCGGGCACGACACCGGGCGCGAGATCTGGCGGCTGGCGGTACCGATCATGATGTCGCAGGCGCTCGTCAGCGCCGTCGGCCTGATCGACATCGCGATGGTCGGTCGCCTCGGCGCCGCCGATGTCGCGGCCGTCGGCTACGCAACCCAGCTGTACTTCATGTCGCAGTCGGCCCTGTTCGCGGTCGGCTTTGCGTGCGTCGCGCTGATGGCGCGCGCAATTGGTGCCGGAGATCCAGCCAGGGCGCGCGCGGCACTGGCCGCCTCGGTCGCGATCGCGCTCGCGACGGCCGCCGTGGTCGCCGTTGTCGTGCTCGCTGCGCCGCGACTGGTGCTGCAATCGCTCAATGCAGCGCCGGAGCTGGTCGAGCTGACGATCCCGTACATGCGGCTGCTGTTCGCGTCGTCGCTGCTGCTGGCCGTATCGCTGACGCTCGAGCACGGGCTGCGCGCCAACCGCGACACGTCGACCCCGATGCGCATCTCGCTCGTCGTCACGGGCATCAAGGCTGTGCTCAACCTCGGCCTGATCTTCGGGATGTTCGGACTTCCGCGGCTCGAAGTCGCCGGTGCGGGCGTCGCCACTCTGCTGTCGCAAGTGGTTGCGGTGATCGCGTTCATCGTGGTCGTCCGGCTGGCGCCGGCATCGAGCCCGATGGCGCTGCGACGCAAGGATTTCGTCGCTGCGCGGCGCCTGTTGCGCGACGTCGTACGCGTGGCGATGCCGGGTGTGGGCGAGCGCGTGGTGCTGAACCTGGCGCTGCTCGGCTACTTTGCGACGCTGAGCGGCTACGGAACCGTCGCGATCGCTGCATACACCGTGGGCGTGCGCATCATGGCGTTTTCGTGGATTCCCGGAACCGGCTTCGGCGCGGCAGCGGCGACCCTGGTGGGCCACTCGCTCGGTGCGGGGGACGCGGAGCGAGCGGAGCGCACAGGATGGCTCGCGGCGCGCATCGCGCTGTTCACCGCGATGGTGCTCGGGTTTGCCGGCGGCGCGGCGCGCGAGCCTCTGGCGCGGATGTTCACGAGCGATGCGGCAACGATTGCGACGCTCGGGCCGTTCATGCTCGTGCTCGCGTTCGCGCAGCCGATGATGCAGGTGCACTTCACGCTGGCCGGAGCGTTTCGCGGAGCCGGCGACACGTGGACGCCGCTGGCCGGCGCCGCGCTCGGCAACTGGGGATTTCGCGTGCCGCTGGCGGGACTGGCCGCTTCGCGCCACATGCCCCTGGTCTGGCTCTGGGGAGCGCTGGTGTTCGATCACCTGGCGCGAATGCTGCTGCTCGCGTTCGAGTTCCGGCGGGGGGGATGGAAGCGCCGCGCGCTCGCACGAGGCTGA
- a CDS encoding transporter substrate-binding domain-containing protein, translating to MRPHEKAGPRDRCATLLLRTAPLLRTAPLLRTAPLLRTAPILRTALLLRTAPLLRTGVALVLLAAALPSWVRADDSTTKTLRVATSGDYAPFSFEASPAAAGSDATLDGFDVAVAREFARDRGYKLEFQRFRWPDLASTLAAGSFDVAMSGVTQKAERSIAGRTSIPVAISHALALTWKGSGATTFDELNRPARHIAVNAGGYLEGVARRLFWRAQVTAIADNEAVRMALLDRAFDGIVTDNFEARVWSAGLRDIVRTGPLTEDRKVYLLPADRGALAAELDRWLLEREKDGTLQRLRLHYFSDAAPAASSSDDTPVASAQPLAALASAIAERMSLMPLVYDAKAKAGKPIEDKQQEAVVVDAAVHSLEEAASAAGAPAVPPQAARRLMEALIAAGKDSQQSMADRDSRHRPGVVIHRPQPGTDGEAARDADSASTDAKSAAKQQAAGEQQESAEAADTVSGGNQPAAASAAGATAQTLQQQAVRPPGPPKKIYDLGGELRPALSRVTEKIARIVVAIDQPVTIGETRRALAEALLPVQVSVSRIDDISAAVAEISNRNRR from the coding sequence ATGAGGCCGCACGAGAAGGCTGGCCCGCGCGATCGGTGTGCCACGCTGCTCCTTCGCACCGCGCCGCTCCTGCGCACCGCACCGCTCCTTCGCACCGCACCGCTCCTGCGAACCGCACCGATCCTGCGCACCGCGCTGCTCCTGCGCACCGCGCCGCTCTTGCGCACCGGAGTCGCCCTCGTGCTGCTGGCCGCCGCACTGCCGTCGTGGGTCCGTGCCGACGACTCGACGACGAAGACGCTTCGCGTAGCGACTTCGGGCGACTACGCGCCGTTCAGCTTCGAGGCCAGCCCCGCTGCAGCGGGAAGCGATGCAACGCTCGACGGATTCGACGTCGCGGTCGCGCGGGAGTTCGCCCGCGACCGCGGCTACAAGCTCGAGTTCCAGCGTTTTCGCTGGCCCGACCTGGCCTCCACGCTGGCGGCGGGCAGCTTCGACGTCGCGATGAGCGGCGTCACGCAGAAAGCCGAGCGCTCGATCGCCGGCCGCACGAGCATCCCGGTCGCCATTTCCCACGCGCTCGCGCTCACGTGGAAGGGCTCGGGCGCCACGACATTCGACGAGCTGAACCGCCCTGCCCGGCACATCGCCGTCAACGCGGGCGGTTATCTCGAAGGGGTGGCCAGGCGACTGTTCTGGCGAGCGCAGGTCACCGCGATCGCCGACAACGAGGCGGTGCGCATGGCGCTGCTCGATCGCGCGTTCGACGGCATCGTGACCGACAATTTCGAGGCGAGGGTCTGGTCGGCCGGATTGCGTGATATCGTTCGAACCGGTCCGCTGACCGAGGACCGCAAAGTCTACCTCCTGCCGGCCGATCGCGGCGCGCTCGCGGCCGAGCTGGACCGCTGGCTTCTCGAGCGCGAGAAGGACGGAACCTTGCAGCGTCTGCGTTTGCACTATTTCAGCGATGCAGCGCCGGCGGCATCGTCTTCCGACGATACTCCGGTCGCGTCCGCGCAGCCGCTGGCTGCGCTCGCCTCGGCCATCGCAGAGAGAATGTCGCTGATGCCGCTGGTCTACGACGCCAAGGCCAAGGCGGGAAAACCGATCGAGGACAAGCAGCAGGAGGCCGTCGTCGTCGATGCGGCAGTGCACTCGCTCGAGGAGGCAGCGTCGGCTGCGGGAGCGCCGGCGGTGCCGCCGCAGGCCGCGCGACGCCTGATGGAGGCGCTCATCGCGGCCGGCAAGGATTCCCAGCAGTCGATGGCCGACCGCGATTCGCGCCATCGACCAGGCGTCGTGATCCACCGGCCCCAGCCCGGCACGGACGGGGAGGCGGCGCGCGATGCGGATTCTGCAAGCACCGATGCGAAAAGCGCCGCGAAACAGCAAGCCGCAGGCGAGCAGCAGGAGTCGGCAGAGGCGGCGGACACGGTGAGCGGTGGCAACCAGCCGGCGGCTGCCTCCGCGGCGGGTGCAACCGCCCAGACGCTGCAGCAGCAGGCGGTGCGCCCTCCCGGTCCTCCGAAAAAGATCTACGACCTCGGTGGCGAGTTGCGCCCTGCGCTGTCCCGCGTCACCGAGAAAATCGCGCGCATCGTCGTCGCGATCGACCAGCCGGTGACCATCGGCGAAACCAGGCGAGCGCTGGCCGAAGCGCTGCTGCCCGTGCAGGTATCGGTTTCACGCATCGACGACATCTCGGCGGCAGTCGCGGAAATTTCCAACCGCAATCGCCGCTGA
- a CDS encoding class I SAM-dependent methyltransferase — MRRPPVRKTATKAPKSARRPTMADQADKYDLYIRAVQSPDVEVSFFDRTFRRHYGRRPTTLREDFCGTAAVCYEWVRSSPARRAIGVDIDGEPLAWGAQRFGAELKNGQGSRIRLVHGDVRTTRSKSEVIAAQNFSYFCFETREALGTYFRHVRRCLDDEGMLVMDVLGGSEVIEDDREEETRFGRFRYVWEHRDFDPVSHHCSYAIHFRFRDGSELRNAFRYEWRLWSLPELRELLAEAGFSSSEVYWEATDRKTGEGNGIYRKRDRGDADPAWVVYLVGWK; from the coding sequence ATGCGACGTCCGCCAGTCCGCAAAACCGCCACAAAAGCGCCGAAGAGCGCCCGCCGCCCGACGATGGCCGACCAGGCCGACAAGTACGACCTGTACATTCGTGCGGTGCAGTCGCCCGACGTCGAAGTTTCGTTTTTCGACCGCACGTTCCGCCGCCACTACGGGCGCCGCCCGACCACCCTGCGTGAGGACTTCTGCGGTACAGCCGCCGTCTGCTACGAATGGGTTCGAAGCTCGCCGGCGCGCCGCGCGATCGGCGTCGACATCGACGGAGAGCCGCTCGCCTGGGGGGCGCAGCGCTTCGGGGCCGAGCTCAAGAACGGACAGGGCTCGCGCATCCGCCTCGTGCACGGCGACGTGCGCACGACGAGGTCGAAGAGCGAAGTCATCGCCGCGCAGAACTTCTCGTACTTCTGCTTCGAGACCCGCGAGGCGCTCGGTACGTACTTCCGTCACGTTCGCCGCTGCCTCGACGACGAAGGCATGCTCGTCATGGACGTCCTCGGCGGCTCCGAAGTGATCGAGGACGACCGCGAGGAGGAAACCAGGTTCGGCCGGTTCCGCTACGTCTGGGAACACCGCGACTTCGATCCCGTCTCCCACCACTGCAGCTACGCGATCCACTTCCGGTTTCGCGACGGATCCGAGCTTCGCAACGCGTTCCGCTACGAGTGGCGGCTGTGGAGCCTGCCCGAGCTGCGCGAGCTTCTGGCCGAGGCCGGGTTCTCCTCTTCGGAAGTTTACTGGGAAGCCACCGATCGCAAGACCGGCGAAGGCAACGGCATCTACCGCAAGCGCGACCGGGGCGATGCCGACCCGGCATGGGTCGTCTACCTCGTCGGGTGGAAATGA